The Candidatus Rokuibacteriota bacterium genome includes a window with the following:
- the trpD gene encoding anthranilate phosphoribosyltransferase, whose translation MITEAVRALVERKDLTRIEAAAAMEAIMSGAATNAQIAAFLTALRMKGETVEELIGFAQVMRQKAVRVRTRGEEVAALTGTDREMLIDTCGTGGDAAGTFNVSTATAFVVAGAGLKVAKHGNRSVSSLCGSADVVETLGINLELSPAKVARCIDEGGIGFLYAPLLHTAMKHVMAARREMGIRTVFNMLGPLTNPANANAQVVGVYSLALIEPLARVLAELGTIRAFVVHGADGLDEISTTGDSSIAEVREGVVRSYTVRPEDFGLGRASIRELQGGDREENAQIIRGILKGGAGPKRDIVLMNAAAALVVGGKAKDLKEGVALAGHSIDSGSARAKLEALIVLSQRLAQEK comes from the coding sequence ATCATCACCGAGGCTGTGCGGGCGCTCGTGGAGCGGAAGGATCTGACGCGCATCGAGGCGGCGGCGGCCATGGAAGCGATCATGTCGGGAGCCGCCACCAACGCCCAGATTGCCGCCTTCCTCACCGCGCTCCGGATGAAGGGCGAGACGGTGGAAGAGTTGATCGGCTTCGCCCAGGTGATGCGCCAGAAGGCTGTGCGCGTGCGGACGCGCGGGGAAGAGGTCGCGGCGCTGACGGGAACGGACCGCGAGATGCTCATCGACACGTGCGGGACTGGGGGCGACGCTGCCGGCACGTTCAACGTCTCGACGGCCACGGCCTTCGTGGTGGCGGGGGCCGGGCTCAAGGTCGCCAAGCACGGGAACCGGTCGGTTTCGTCCCTCTGCGGGTCGGCCGACGTCGTCGAGACGCTGGGGATCAACCTGGAGCTGTCGCCGGCAAAGGTGGCGCGCTGCATCGACGAGGGGGGAATCGGCTTCCTGTACGCGCCGCTCCTCCACACGGCGATGAAGCACGTGATGGCGGCTCGCCGGGAGATGGGCATCCGGACCGTGTTCAACATGCTCGGACCCCTGACGAACCCCGCCAATGCCAACGCCCAGGTGGTCGGCGTGTACTCGCTCGCGCTGATCGAGCCGCTGGCCCGGGTGCTCGCTGAGCTCGGGACGATCCGGGCCTTCGTGGTCCACGGCGCCGATGGCCTGGACGAGATCTCCACGACCGGGGACAGCTCGATCGCAGAGGTGCGCGAAGGCGTCGTGCGGAGCTATACGGTCCGCCCCGAGGACTTCGGGCTCGGCCGGGCCTCGATTCGTGAGCTCCAGGGGGGGGACCGGGAAGAGAACGCCCAGATCATCCGCGGGATCCTCAAGGGGGGGGCTGGGCCCAAGCGCGACATCGTGCTGATGAACGCGGCCGCGGCGCTGGTCGTCGGGGGAAAAGCGAAGGATCTCAAGGAAGGCGTCGCGCTGGCCGGCCACTCGATCGACTCAGGATCAGCGCGTGCCAAGCTGGAAGCGCTGATCGTCCTCTCCCAGCGGCTCGCCCAGGAGAAATAG